A single genomic interval of Syntrophobotulus glycolicus DSM 8271 harbors:
- a CDS encoding DUF4829 domain-containing protein — protein MKKFIPIACVGCLVVFGYFLLNLNAKGNPSIDIGKSTKFSQEEIQAAVDCVIVNFKEDFKGCNLKKIWYDEGESDSEIGTYMIFGRGSVNGVKEENVIVLFSNFDVGTGADASLNPNSTYKDWNWILIREDKTGNWKIDDWGY, from the coding sequence ATGAAGAAATTCATACCAATAGCTTGTGTAGGATGTTTGGTGGTTTTCGGTTATTTTTTATTGAACCTAAACGCTAAAGGTAATCCCAGTATTGATATTGGAAAATCCACAAAGTTCAGCCAAGAAGAAATACAAGCAGCAGTAGACTGTGTAATTGTAAATTTTAAAGAAGATTTTAAGGGGTGCAATCTCAAAAAAATATGGTATGACGAAGGAGAATCGGATTCTGAAATTGGAACTTATATGATTTTTGGAAGAGGTTCGGTCAATGGAGTTAAAGAGGAAAATGTGATTGTTTTGTTCTCAAACTTTGATGTTGGTACTGGTGCGGATGCCAGTTTAAATCCGAATTCAACGTATAAGGACTGGAATTGGATACTTATCAGAGAGGATAAGACAGGCAATTGGAAAATAGATGATTGGGGATACTAA
- a CDS encoding 4Fe-4S dicluster domain-containing protein, whose product MGHITSKDAYKNLEERINWFTQGAPPSESLYHILQVLYTETEAKWVARLPVRPFTAQKAAKIWKTSEGKAEAFLEQLCEKALLVDSFYNGVRQFVMPPPMAGFIEFALMRTRGDIDQKYLSELYYQYMNVEEDFVKDLFFATETRLGRVYVQEPVLTNDNTIHILDYERASHIIAEATHIGLGTCYCRHKMYHAGHPCEINAPLDVCLTLGDVARSLAEHGQHARLIDKKEAMEVLERSYAANLVQIGENVREDPAFICNCCGCCCEALQAARKFSPMQPVATTNYIPKISQECVGCGKCAEVCPVLAISRPDNKEGRTAVQVDHEVCLGCGVCVRSCPKNAVEFVRREIQVITPVNSTHRFVLQAIEKGTLQNLVFDNRAFANHRAMAAVLGVILKLPPFKQMLASKQFKSIYLDRLLSKEKEKGL is encoded by the coding sequence ATGGGACATATTACAAGCAAAGACGCCTATAAGAATTTAGAAGAAAGAATCAATTGGTTTACCCAGGGGGCGCCGCCATCGGAGAGCCTGTATCATATTTTGCAAGTTCTCTATACAGAAACGGAAGCCAAATGGGTCGCGCGTTTGCCGGTCCGCCCGTTTACCGCCCAAAAAGCGGCAAAAATCTGGAAGACCAGTGAAGGGAAAGCGGAAGCTTTTTTAGAGCAGCTTTGTGAGAAGGCGCTGCTCGTGGATTCCTTTTATAACGGGGTCCGTCAATTTGTCATGCCGCCGCCGATGGCAGGGTTTATTGAATTTGCCCTGATGCGGACAAGAGGCGACATTGATCAGAAATATTTAAGTGAATTGTATTATCAATATATGAATGTCGAAGAAGATTTTGTTAAGGATCTATTTTTCGCCACAGAGACCCGTCTGGGGCGGGTTTATGTGCAGGAGCCGGTTTTGACGAATGATAACACCATTCATATTCTGGATTATGAAAGAGCAAGCCATATCATTGCGGAAGCAACGCATATCGGCCTTGGAACTTGTTATTGCAGGCATAAGATGTACCATGCGGGCCACCCCTGTGAAATAAATGCCCCCTTGGATGTTTGCCTCACCCTTGGAGATGTTGCCCGTTCTCTCGCGGAACATGGGCAGCACGCCAGATTAATTGATAAAAAAGAGGCAATGGAAGTATTGGAACGCTCTTACGCAGCCAATCTGGTGCAAATTGGCGAAAATGTCCGTGAAGACCCGGCATTTATTTGCAATTGCTGCGGTTGTTGCTGTGAAGCCTTGCAGGCGGCAAGAAAATTTAGCCCAATGCAGCCGGTGGCCACGACAAATTACATCCCTAAGATTTCCCAAGAATGCGTAGGGTGCGGGAAATGTGCAGAGGTATGTCCGGTCTTGGCAATTTCCAGGCCAGACAACAAAGAGGGTAGGACGGCAGTTCAAGTAGATCATGAGGTATGTCTTGGTTGTGGGGTATGCGTGCGCAGTTGTCCGAAAAATGCCGTTGAATTTGTGCGCAGAGAGATTCAAGTCATCACACCGGTGAATAGTACCCATCGGTTTGTCCTGCAGGCCATCGAAAAAGGAACCCTTCAAAATCTCGTATTTGATAACCGGGCCTTTGCCAATCATCGTGCGATGGCGGCAGTCCTTGGCGTTATTCTTAAATTGCCGCCGTTCAAGCAGATGCTGGCCAGTAAACAGTTTAAATCCATCTATTTGGATAGATTATTGTCAAAGGAAAAGGAGAAAGGGCTGTAA